A genomic segment from Desulfurobacterium pacificum encodes:
- a CDS encoding nickel-dependent hydrogenase large subunit codes for MAKRVVVDPVTRIEGHLRIEVVPENGYIKDAYSSAQMWRGLELILRGRSPDDAWMFAQRTCGVCTTVHAIASVRSVENALQLEIPYNAQMVRNIIIAAHALHDHIVHFYHLSALDWVDVVSALKADPHKAAKIAESYQNWKLNGAAVFKAVQDKLKKFVESGQLGPFASGYWGHPAMKLPPEVNLIAVTHYLQALDYQRKADQAIAILGGKNPHIQNLAVGGVSTAINPDNEATINMERLYYIKQLLEEVRDFVQNCYLPDVLAISAFYKEWLQYGRGVDNYLAVPDLPQDTKGETFDLPGGTILGGDLSSAKAIKSFNDPYFISNVAEDISHSWYKGSWIRHPWDEDTDPDYTGMPGGYVDGSGKYSWAKAPRFKVNGDYVPMQVGPLAQVLVGYALGHEATKKWVDKSLDLLKTILGVIGESSEGVDVNALQSTPGRHIARAIRAAMLSDLAIKQWEQLVDNVGRGDLEIYNPPSYPKGVIKGCGFHEAPRGTLSHWCVIENGVLKNYQEVVPSTWNASPRDSKGQMGPYEASLIGNPIADPEKPLEVLRTVHSFDPCIACAVHMVDPEGEEIVKVKAL; via the coding sequence ATGGCTAAAAGGGTAGTAGTAGATCCGGTGACGAGGATAGAGGGTCACCTTAGGATAGAAGTAGTTCCTGAAAACGGATACATTAAAGATGCTTACTCTTCCGCTCAAATGTGGAGAGGTCTTGAACTTATCCTACGCGGAAGAAGTCCAGATGATGCGTGGATGTTCGCTCAAAGAACTTGTGGTGTTTGTACTACCGTTCACGCGATTGCTTCTGTAAGGTCTGTAGAGAACGCTCTTCAGCTTGAAATTCCTTACAACGCTCAAATGGTAAGAAACATCATTATTGCGGCTCATGCGCTTCACGACCACATCGTTCACTTCTATCACCTTTCTGCACTTGACTGGGTAGACGTTGTATCTGCTCTTAAGGCAGACCCTCACAAAGCTGCAAAGATTGCAGAGAGCTATCAGAACTGGAAGTTGAACGGCGCTGCAGTATTCAAGGCTGTTCAAGATAAGCTTAAGAAATTTGTAGAAAGTGGACAGCTTGGTCCGTTTGCTTCTGGTTACTGGGGTCACCCAGCAATGAAACTTCCACCAGAGGTTAACCTCATTGCTGTTACACACTACTTGCAGGCTCTCGACTACCAAAGAAAAGCAGACCAGGCGATTGCTATCTTAGGTGGTAAGAACCCACACATTCAGAACCTTGCAGTAGGTGGCGTATCTACGGCAATTAACCCAGATAACGAAGCTACTATAAATATGGAAAGACTTTACTACATCAAGCAGCTTCTTGAAGAGGTTAGAGACTTCGTTCAGAACTGTTACCTTCCTGACGTTCTTGCTATTTCTGCGTTCTACAAAGAGTGGCTCCAGTACGGTAGAGGAGTTGATAACTACCTTGCAGTTCCAGACTTGCCACAGGATACAAAAGGTGAAACCTTTGACCTGCCAGGTGGAACAATTCTTGGGGGCGACCTTTCTTCTGCTAAAGCTATTAAGAGCTTTAATGACCCATACTTTATTAGCAACGTTGCTGAGGATATCTCCCACTCCTGGTATAAGGGAAGCTGGATAAGGCATCCTTGGGATGAAGATACAGACCCAGATTACACAGGAATGCCAGGTGGTTACGTTGATGGAAGCGGTAAGTACTCCTGGGCTAAGGCTCCAAGATTTAAGGTAAACGGCGATTACGTTCCAATGCAGGTTGGACCTCTTGCTCAGGTATTGGTTGGATACGCTTTAGGACACGAGGCTACTAAGAAATGGGTAGATAAGTCTCTTGACCTCCTTAAGACAATACTTGGCGTTATTGGAGAGTCCAGCGAAGGTGTTGATGTAAACGCTCTTCAGTCCACTCCAGGAAGACATATAGCAAGAGCTATCAGGGCTGCTATGCTTTCCGACCTTGCTATTAAGCAGTGGGAGCAGCTTGTTGACAACGTTGGAAGAGGAGACCTTGAAATCTACAACCCACCAAGCTATCCAAAGGGAGTGATTAAAGGTTGTGGATTCCACGAGGCTCCAAGAGGAACGCTTTCCCACTGGTGTGTAATTGAAAACGGCGTTCTCAAGAACTATCAGGAAGTTGTTCCTTCTACGTGGAACGCAAGCCCGAGGGATTCTAAGGGACAGATGGGACCGTACGAAGCTTCTCTCATTGGTAACCCAATAGCTGACCCTGAGAAGCCACTTGAGGTTCTTAGAACTGTTCACTCCTTTGACCCATGTATCGCTTGTGCTGTTCACATGGTTGACCCTGAAGGAGAAGAAATCGTTAAGGTTAAGGCTCTTTAA
- a CDS encoding hydrogenase small subunit gives MDRSIFMGGIPGTTSRRGFLRACAIATAAMGLPMEMVSKVAEAAKDPKRPRVVWLHFQECTGCSESLLRASHPDLATLILDLIDLQYHETLMAGAGPQAEEAFEEAIKEPNYILVVEGSIPTGECEDYCMIGGHSAKHNLERAAKNALAIINIGTCSAYGGLPAAKPNPTNAVGTADIIKDKPIVNVPGCPPNPHNFLATVLYFLTFKKLPPTDKWGRPLFAYGRKIHDHCERRPHFDEGRFVEQFGDVGHRLGYCLYKVGCKGPETYSNCPVIRFNDVEVWPVSVGNGCYGCTEPNFWDTMTPFHERLPNVKIPGAGIQASATEIGKVAVGVTAAALAIHAGLGIAKRLATGSKSEE, from the coding sequence ATGGATAGGAGCATTTTCATGGGAGGAATACCGGGAACGACCTCCCGTAGAGGATTTTTGAGGGCATGTGCTATTGCTACAGCTGCGATGGGACTTCCGATGGAGATGGTTTCAAAGGTAGCTGAAGCTGCCAAAGACCCCAAAAGACCAAGAGTTGTATGGCTTCATTTTCAGGAATGTACTGGATGTTCTGAGTCTCTTTTAAGAGCTTCCCATCCAGATTTGGCGACTCTTATCTTAGATCTTATTGACCTGCAGTATCACGAAACTCTAATGGCAGGTGCTGGTCCTCAAGCTGAGGAAGCGTTTGAGGAAGCCATTAAAGAACCTAACTACATTTTGGTTGTGGAAGGTTCTATTCCAACAGGAGAGTGCGAAGATTACTGTATGATTGGTGGTCATTCCGCCAAGCATAATCTTGAGAGAGCTGCTAAGAACGCTCTTGCAATTATTAACATTGGAACTTGCTCTGCTTACGGTGGTTTGCCTGCAGCAAAGCCAAATCCAACAAACGCTGTTGGAACGGCTGACATAATCAAAGACAAACCTATTGTTAACGTACCAGGTTGTCCACCGAACCCACATAACTTCTTAGCTACGGTTTTATACTTCTTAACGTTTAAGAAGCTCCCACCTACAGACAAGTGGGGAAGACCACTGTTTGCTTACGGTAGAAAGATTCACGACCATTGCGAAAGAAGACCTCACTTTGATGAGGGAAGGTTTGTTGAGCAGTTTGGTGACGTTGGTCACAGACTCGGTTACTGTCTCTACAAGGTTGGTTGTAAAGGACCAGAAACTTACTCCAACTGTCCTGTAATTAGATTTAACGACGTTGAGGTATGGCCAGTTTCTGTTGGTAACGGATGTTACGGTTGTACAGAACCTAACTTCTGGGATACAATGACTCCATTCCATGAGAGACTACCTAACGTTAAGATTCCTGGTGCTGGCATTCAGGCAAGCGCTACAGAAATCGGTAAAGTTGCTGTTGGTGTAACAGCTGCAGCTCTTGCGATTCATGCTGGTCTTGGAATTGCCAAAAGACTTGCAACAGGTTCTAAATCTGAAGAATAA
- a CDS encoding ArsR/SmtB family transcription factor: MVRYEEVLREELIENAELLKVLGHPERLAIVLLVADREMCVKELVEILGISQPKVSQHVGLMKELGVLSFRKEGTKVLYKLVNDRVKEILSILFA, encoded by the coding sequence ATGGTTAGGTACGAAGAGGTTTTAAGAGAGGAATTAATTGAAAATGCTGAACTTCTAAAAGTTTTGGGACATCCAGAAAGACTTGCTATCGTTTTATTGGTTGCTGATAGAGAGATGTGCGTGAAGGAACTCGTAGAAATTTTAGGAATTTCCCAACCAAAAGTTTCTCAACATGTGGGATTGATGAAGGAACTTGGAGTTCTCTCTTTCAGAAAAGAAGGTACAAAAGTTCTTTATAAGTTGGTTAACGATAGGGTTAAAGAAATCCTTAGCATCTTATTTGCTTAA
- a CDS encoding Coenzyme F420 hydrogenase/dehydrogenase, beta subunit C-terminal domain encodes MLNVNSDFVLGKIKGICKVNVQNEDPLEFLLKKFFELEVVDGVLTADENGKPALFASPERLTVSKTSFFGVNAYLKKAIQKYRFSKLCVVGPSCILDGLNKTQYYGIGCNWVKTAVALKVGIVCVGTPVGEGEEVEVMDLTGKRDKVLEYRFTPSGFKALTREGEIEIPLSVHHSYVNSACKYCFNLSAKGADISYIRNGKYGIFIVRSERGWKTLWLVQRSFPEECSVELIGREDIAYVEKILKEKVLLNVDSSLERFESGFPEPKWNTNRFAKLYRIWNTLEDSNIEEVF; translated from the coding sequence ATGCTGAACGTTAACTCCGATTTCGTCTTAGGGAAGATTAAAGGAATCTGTAAGGTAAACGTTCAGAATGAAGACCCTCTTGAGTTTTTATTGAAAAAGTTCTTTGAGTTGGAAGTTGTTGATGGAGTTCTTACAGCTGATGAAAACGGTAAACCAGCCCTATTTGCATCTCCAGAAAGGTTAACGGTTTCTAAAACCTCTTTTTTTGGTGTTAACGCTTATTTGAAAAAAGCGATTCAGAAGTACCGGTTTTCAAAACTCTGTGTTGTTGGACCTTCGTGCATTCTTGACGGTTTGAACAAAACCCAGTACTACGGAATAGGTTGCAACTGGGTAAAAACGGCGGTTGCTCTTAAAGTTGGAATTGTCTGCGTAGGAACGCCGGTAGGTGAAGGAGAAGAAGTTGAAGTTATGGATTTGACCGGTAAAAGAGATAAAGTTTTAGAATACAGGTTTACACCTTCAGGTTTCAAAGCTTTAACAAGAGAGGGGGAAATAGAGATACCTTTAAGTGTACATCACTCCTACGTTAATTCTGCCTGTAAGTACTGTTTTAACCTGTCAGCCAAAGGGGCGGATATTTCTTATATTAGGAATGGGAAATATGGTATATTCATCGTTCGGAGTGAAAGAGGTTGGAAAACGTTGTGGCTTGTTCAGAGGAGTTTTCCGGAAGAATGTAGCGTTGAACTGATAGGGAGGGAAGATATTGCTTACGTTGAAAAGATTCTTAAAGAGAAAGTTCTCCTTAACGTTGATAGCTCCCTTGAAAGATTTGAATCGGGATTTCCAGAACCTAAATGGAACACTAACAGATTCGCAAAGCTTTACAGAATTTGGAACACGTTAGAAGATTCAAATATAGAGGAGGTATTCTGA
- a CDS encoding 4Fe-4S binding protein, translating to MFYSRDFDDDFKLKIGFFHFSSCSGCQISFLDMFEDAVEVLDAVELVYSNMLTKKEEIPEMNVAFVEGAFCLEDKRHTELAREIVEKTQMIVTVGGCASFGGVRRFSVGGQAPQPAHQSFVPITEVEILRPKIKYAIPGCPPNPSLLYNFMLALLEVNEEFLQPFEYMVLTKDASGFDVIKEVVSKGLCVGCGTCVTACPSGALTFNQTYNKPMFEASFCVHCGSCLGACPQSFKPYPQPVYF from the coding sequence ATGTTCTACAGCAGAGACTTTGACGATGACTTTAAACTGAAAATCGGTTTCTTTCACTTCTCCAGCTGTTCAGGTTGTCAAATATCCTTCCTTGATATGTTTGAAGATGCCGTTGAAGTTCTTGATGCTGTGGAGTTGGTCTATTCCAATATGCTTACAAAGAAAGAAGAAATTCCTGAAATGAACGTTGCTTTTGTTGAAGGTGCTTTCTGCCTTGAAGACAAGAGGCATACAGAGCTTGCAAGGGAAATAGTTGAAAAAACGCAAATGATAGTTACGGTGGGGGGATGTGCTTCCTTCGGAGGTGTAAGACGTTTCAGTGTTGGTGGTCAAGCTCCACAACCTGCACACCAGTCGTTTGTTCCTATAACGGAAGTGGAGATTTTAAGGCCTAAAATCAAATACGCGATACCCGGATGTCCACCAAACCCTTCTCTCCTTTACAACTTCATGCTTGCTCTTTTAGAGGTAAATGAGGAGTTTTTACAGCCTTTTGAATACATGGTTTTAACAAAGGATGCCAGCGGTTTTGACGTTATTAAAGAGGTAGTAAGTAAAGGATTGTGTGTTGGTTGTGGAACCTGCGTGACAGCCTGTCCTTCAGGAGCTTTAACTTTTAACCAGACCTACAATAAACCCATGTTTGAAGCTTCTTTTTGTGTACACTGCGGTTCATGTTTAGGTGCTTGTCCTCAAAGCTTTAAACCTTATCCTCAACCTGTTTATTTTTAA
- a CDS encoding nickel-dependent hydrogenase large subunit, with protein sequence MKRIVKYEGIPLTEGHSGVYLTVEDGVVVDGYYYALVPVRGFETLLLGQEGVVAPTITSRICGLCQVTHAIAAARAIEDAAGMEIPEEATLLREVLGLAVRVYNNLLHQILISEDLFPEKKERMAFIKQVQKVRKVAGEVLESIGGEIIHPPKVRVGGFPEPLEDLVRDKVLDSVEKILPSLSTLHKTFISALGEMWKREGLPEDLGKHGRGFFATDLYYGKPFDINRITFKYPQEVFRNDLKREVTNLYPLIDGTVVETGARARSVLYKSYEHRGGVKELHVLRSAENVEAFERIKDILSSTSFEKELQNKAFPTSDGETLGVGVHEAPRGVNVHMVKLDKRGRIVYYKIVVPTEINFLVISESLKGAKLEHVDYIIRAYDPCVVCSVH encoded by the coding sequence TTGAAAAGGATAGTTAAGTATGAGGGTATTCCGCTTACAGAGGGACATTCAGGTGTTTATCTGACCGTTGAGGACGGCGTGGTGGTGGACGGTTACTACTACGCGCTCGTTCCTGTCAGAGGGTTTGAAACGCTCCTTTTAGGGCAGGAGGGGGTTGTTGCTCCTACAATTACATCCCGAATCTGCGGTTTATGTCAGGTAACTCACGCCATAGCTGCAGCGAGGGCTATAGAGGACGCTGCCGGTATGGAAATTCCTGAAGAAGCGACGCTTTTAAGAGAAGTTTTAGGGCTTGCCGTCAGGGTCTATAACAACCTTCTCCACCAGATTCTTATTTCGGAAGACCTTTTCCCTGAAAAGAAGGAAAGGATGGCTTTTATAAAGCAGGTTCAAAAGGTGAGGAAGGTTGCAGGAGAAGTTTTAGAGTCAATAGGCGGTGAGATTATTCATCCTCCGAAGGTAAGAGTGGGGGGCTTTCCGGAGCCTTTAGAAGATTTGGTAAGAGATAAAGTTTTGGATTCTGTTGAAAAAATCCTCCCCTCCCTCTCTACCCTCCATAAAACTTTCATTTCAGCTCTCGGCGAGATGTGGAAGAGAGAAGGTTTGCCTGAGGATTTGGGGAAGCATGGGAGGGGATTTTTTGCCACAGACCTTTATTACGGTAAACCTTTTGATATCAATCGGATAACTTTTAAGTATCCACAAGAGGTATTTAGAAACGACTTAAAGAGAGAGGTAACGAACCTTTATCCGCTGATTGATGGCACTGTTGTAGAAACAGGTGCAAGGGCAAGAAGCGTCCTCTATAAAAGTTATGAACATAGAGGGGGAGTAAAAGAACTTCACGTTTTGCGTTCTGCTGAAAACGTAGAGGCTTTTGAAAGAATTAAAGATATCCTGTCATCTACCTCGTTTGAAAAAGAGCTTCAGAATAAAGCTTTTCCCACCTCTGATGGTGAAACTTTAGGTGTGGGCGTTCACGAAGCTCCGAGGGGTGTGAACGTTCATATGGTCAAGTTGGACAAGCGCGGAAGAATAGTATATTATAAAATTGTGGTGCCGACGGAGATAAACTTTTTGGTTATCTCCGAATCGTTGAAGGGTGCTAAGTTGGAACACGTAGACTACATAATAAGGGCTTACGATCCTTGTGTTGTGTGTTCCGTTCACTGA
- the hypF gene encoding carbamoyltransferase HypF, translated as MAEKRRIKVFLTGLVQGVGFRPFVYRIAKECSLTGYVLNSTIGVVIEAEGEEGNLIKFLEKLQKENPPLSRIFSLEYKFLPPAGYESFEIKESDSEGEVAVSVLPDIATCKDCLRELFDPKDRRYRYPFINCTNCGPRFTIIEKLPYDRQNTSMKSFKMCEKCYAEYTDPSNRRFHAQPNACPVCGPHVTLYTEEGKTYEGEKAIKETVRLLSEGKILAIKGLGGFHLICDATNEESVKTLRVRKRREEKPFAVMFPSLESVKLYAEVSPLEERALTSVETPIVILKRKENTDLAPSVSPDTSTVGAFLPYTPLHHIILRDFGKPIVATSCNLTDEPIMKDNEEAIRTLGDITDAVLVHNRPIVRRCDDSVVRVFSNKQVPVRRSRGFAPLPVILPFSLKRPVLAVGVHMKNTVTVAKGNRVYLSQHIGDVDNPLAESFFEEVVEDMLKLFDVEPEVVVSDAHPGYYSTKFAEKRFSDKLIKVYHHHSHVISCMAENELPIGEKVIGLSFDGTGYGVDGSIWGGEFLVAGYTEFERAFHLKYFRLPGGDRAVKEPYRVAVSVLMEAGINPSDVLNVDIKKISFISQMVEKGVNSPKTSSMGRLFDAVAAILGIRYKVSYHAQAAILLEEVALHSDSEDIYPFELERGVVDWRPIVRGIVSDFKKGVAVSDIAKKFHNTVVAFSVEVVRDIRNRTGIDRVALSGGVFQNRILSENIEEQLQKSGFTVLTHQVVPPNDAGISLGQAVYGGLIEKDS; from the coding sequence ATGGCTGAGAAAAGACGTATTAAGGTATTTTTAACGGGACTTGTTCAGGGGGTTGGTTTTCGTCCGTTCGTTTACAGGATAGCTAAAGAGTGTAGTTTGACCGGCTACGTTCTGAACTCCACCATCGGCGTGGTTATAGAGGCAGAAGGAGAGGAAGGTAACCTGATAAAGTTTCTTGAAAAGCTTCAGAAAGAAAATCCCCCCCTCTCCCGCATCTTCAGCCTTGAATACAAGTTTCTACCTCCCGCCGGCTATGAAAGTTTTGAGATAAAAGAAAGCGATTCAGAAGGTGAAGTTGCCGTATCTGTCCTTCCAGACATTGCTACCTGTAAAGATTGTCTGAGAGAGCTATTTGACCCGAAAGATAGGCGATACCGCTACCCCTTTATCAACTGCACCAACTGCGGTCCACGCTTTACCATAATAGAAAAACTGCCCTACGACAGGCAGAACACCTCTATGAAAAGCTTTAAAATGTGTGAAAAGTGCTACGCTGAATACACAGACCCTTCAAATCGCCGATTTCACGCTCAACCTAACGCCTGTCCCGTTTGTGGACCGCACGTAACGCTTTATACCGAAGAAGGCAAGACTTACGAGGGAGAAAAAGCTATAAAAGAAACCGTAAGGCTTCTTTCTGAAGGGAAGATACTGGCAATCAAAGGATTGGGAGGGTTTCATCTTATCTGCGACGCTACAAATGAAGAGTCAGTTAAAACTTTGAGGGTTAGAAAGCGCAGAGAAGAAAAACCGTTTGCCGTTATGTTTCCATCGCTTGAATCGGTTAAGCTCTACGCTGAGGTTTCCCCCCTTGAAGAGAGGGCTTTAACCTCTGTAGAGACGCCGATAGTAATACTTAAAAGAAAAGAAAACACAGACCTTGCACCTTCAGTATCACCCGATACTTCTACTGTAGGTGCTTTTCTACCCTATACACCTTTGCACCATATAATACTCAGAGATTTCGGTAAACCCATAGTTGCAACGAGCTGTAACCTTACCGACGAACCGATAATGAAGGATAATGAAGAAGCTATAAGAACTTTAGGCGATATTACCGATGCCGTTTTGGTTCACAACAGACCAATTGTAAGACGTTGCGACGACTCTGTTGTCAGGGTTTTCTCTAACAAGCAGGTGCCTGTAAGAAGGTCAAGAGGTTTTGCCCCTTTGCCCGTAATACTTCCGTTTTCTCTTAAAAGACCTGTTCTTGCCGTTGGCGTTCATATGAAGAATACGGTGACTGTTGCTAAAGGTAACAGAGTTTACCTTTCCCAGCACATAGGCGACGTTGATAATCCTCTGGCAGAGAGCTTCTTTGAAGAAGTTGTAGAAGACATGTTAAAACTCTTTGATGTTGAACCGGAAGTGGTAGTTTCTGACGCTCACCCCGGATACTATTCCACGAAATTCGCCGAAAAGAGATTTTCGGATAAGCTGATTAAAGTTTATCACCATCACTCACACGTTATCTCCTGTATGGCGGAAAACGAGTTGCCAATTGGTGAAAAGGTTATAGGTCTTTCTTTTGATGGAACGGGCTACGGCGTTGACGGCTCTATTTGGGGAGGGGAATTTTTAGTTGCGGGCTATACAGAGTTTGAAAGAGCCTTTCACCTGAAATATTTTCGCCTTCCAGGGGGTGATAGAGCGGTTAAAGAACCTTATAGAGTTGCAGTTTCGGTTTTGATGGAAGCCGGCATAAACCCTTCCGACGTTCTTAATGTTGATATTAAAAAGATTTCCTTTATCTCCCAGATGGTTGAGAAGGGCGTTAATTCGCCGAAAACTTCCAGTATGGGCAGACTCTTTGATGCAGTAGCAGCCATTTTGGGTATAAGGTATAAGGTATCCTATCACGCTCAGGCTGCCATACTGCTTGAGGAAGTGGCGTTACATTCCGATTCTGAAGATATCTATCCTTTTGAGCTGGAAAGAGGCGTTGTTGACTGGCGACCGATAGTCAGGGGTATCGTTTCCGACTTTAAAAAGGGCGTTGCCGTTTCCGATATCGCTAAAAAGTTTCACAATACCGTTGTTGCTTTTTCCGTTGAAGTTGTTAGAGATATTCGTAATAGAACGGGTATTGATAGAGTTGCTTTGAGCGGCGGCGTTTTCCAGAACAGAATACTTTCTGAAAATATTGAGGAACAGTTGCAAAAGAGTGGTTTTACCGTTTTAACTCATCAGGTAGTTCCTCCAAACGACGCTGGAATATCGTTAGGGCAGGCAGTTTACGGAGGGTTGATTGAAAAGGATAGTTAA
- the argS gene encoding arginine--tRNA ligase yields the protein MKEFIKEKVSTAVKNLFNKEEVVERASFEKPKRKEYGDFATNVAFLLSKPLKKNPREIAKKIASELKSLPEFENVEVAGAGFINFKFSQTFYSNLLKEIKETEFYKSNFGRGQKVLLEYVSANPTGPLHVGHGRGAVVGDVIYNAMKLTGFEPEREFYINDAGRQIRLLGISILYRLKELSGEEVELPEDAYRGEYIKELAEKLLKEKPEIREMDEEEAINVAAEFGKNEMLKEIKEDLKALRVEFDNWFSEKTLHETGMIEKAIETLKDKGLIYEKEGALWFKSTAFGDDKDRVVKRSNGEYTYFAADIAYHLNKIERGYDRAINVWGADHHGYVKRVKAAIEAFGKDPDWLEVVLIQLVKLFRNGQEVKMSKRAGNFVTLRWLMDEAGTDAVRFFFLLKRHDTPLDFDIDLALSQKSENPVYYVQYAHARLCSILDKAEEKGLKPSDENLNLLSSEEEKELITGCYSLRYELQHVAERMEPHRLTYYLIELASKLHKFYNKHKVIDEENKALSEARLYLISAVRKTIAKGLEIINVTAPRRM from the coding sequence ATGAAGGAATTTATAAAAGAAAAAGTATCAACAGCGGTCAAAAATTTGTTTAATAAAGAAGAAGTAGTTGAAAGAGCTTCTTTTGAAAAACCTAAAAGAAAAGAATACGGAGATTTTGCTACAAACGTTGCGTTTCTACTGTCAAAACCGCTTAAAAAAAACCCAAGAGAAATAGCCAAAAAAATAGCCAGCGAGTTGAAATCCCTACCAGAATTTGAAAACGTAGAAGTAGCTGGCGCCGGTTTCATCAACTTTAAGTTTAGCCAAACGTTTTATTCCAACTTACTGAAAGAAATCAAAGAAACTGAGTTCTATAAATCCAACTTCGGCAGAGGACAGAAAGTTTTACTTGAATACGTTTCCGCTAACCCCACAGGTCCTCTACACGTGGGACACGGTAGGGGAGCAGTTGTTGGTGATGTAATCTACAACGCTATGAAGCTAACAGGATTTGAACCAGAAAGGGAATTCTATATCAACGATGCCGGAAGGCAGATTAGACTCTTAGGGATTTCCATACTTTACAGGTTAAAAGAGCTATCAGGAGAAGAGGTTGAACTACCCGAAGATGCATACAGAGGAGAGTATATAAAGGAATTAGCGGAAAAACTCTTAAAGGAAAAACCTGAAATAAGAGAGATGGACGAAGAAGAGGCGATAAACGTAGCTGCCGAGTTCGGCAAAAACGAGATGTTAAAAGAAATAAAAGAAGACTTGAAGGCGCTGAGAGTTGAATTTGACAACTGGTTCAGCGAAAAAACGCTCCACGAAACAGGAATGATAGAAAAAGCCATAGAAACGTTAAAAGATAAAGGTTTGATTTACGAGAAAGAAGGAGCATTGTGGTTTAAATCAACAGCTTTCGGTGATGATAAAGATAGAGTTGTTAAAAGGAGCAATGGAGAATATACATACTTCGCGGCAGATATAGCCTACCACCTAAATAAAATAGAAAGGGGATACGACAGAGCTATAAACGTATGGGGAGCAGACCATCACGGATACGTTAAGAGAGTAAAAGCTGCAATAGAAGCGTTCGGTAAAGACCCTGACTGGCTTGAAGTAGTTCTCATACAGCTGGTCAAACTGTTTAGAAACGGACAGGAAGTGAAAATGTCAAAAAGAGCAGGAAACTTCGTAACGCTGCGCTGGTTGATGGATGAAGCCGGAACTGATGCAGTAAGGTTTTTCTTCCTGCTTAAAAGGCACGATACACCTCTTGATTTTGATATAGACCTTGCCTTATCTCAAAAGAGCGAAAACCCCGTTTACTACGTCCAATACGCCCACGCAAGATTGTGCAGTATTCTTGATAAAGCTGAAGAAAAAGGGCTGAAACCTTCCGATGAAAACCTTAACCTGTTATCTTCTGAGGAGGAAAAAGAACTGATAACCGGTTGCTATTCCTTAAGGTATGAACTCCAGCACGTAGCAGAAAGAATGGAACCACACAGGTTAACTTACTACCTCATTGAACTTGCATCAAAACTACACAAGTTTTACAACAAACACAAGGTAATTGATGAAGAAAACAAGGCGTTAAGCGAGGCAAGGCTTTACCTCATCAGCGCTGTAAGAAAAACCATAGCCAAAGGGCTTGAGATTATTAACGTAACCGCACCGAGGAGGATGTAA
- a CDS encoding SPOR domain-containing protein gives MENSKKLQMILMFVATLVMALAYMVGYFVGKEAGFKQASAKFEVEKKKLLKTLAELNPVSRPIEERVVKETAKKPPVSKKETKAKEKQQVKTENATKPQNQTVKVEEEKKAEEKTESTANSNTNIQEKVKKYENGRYYVQVGIFRNKANALKLASKLNSKGFPTKTLITKHYVKVIVGYYETYKEAYQALKKLKAEGYQGIVKRRKS, from the coding sequence ATGGAAAACAGTAAAAAGCTTCAAATGATACTTATGTTCGTTGCAACACTCGTTATGGCACTTGCTTACATGGTGGGGTACTTTGTGGGCAAAGAAGCCGGATTTAAACAGGCAAGTGCAAAGTTTGAAGTGGAAAAGAAAAAACTTTTAAAAACGTTAGCTGAGCTAAATCCAGTTTCAAGACCGATAGAAGAAAGGGTTGTAAAGGAAACTGCAAAAAAACCGCCGGTAAGCAAAAAAGAGACAAAAGCTAAAGAGAAGCAGCAAGTTAAAACTGAAAATGCAACAAAACCCCAGAACCAGACGGTAAAAGTGGAAGAAGAGAAAAAAGCAGAAGAAAAGACTGAATCTACCGCGAATAGCAATACAAATATTCAGGAAAAAGTCAAAAAGTATGAGAATGGCAGGTATTATGTGCAGGTGGGGATTTTTAGGAATAAAGCAAACGCATTAAAACTTGCAAGTAAATTGAATAGCAAAGGTTTTCCCACAAAGACACTGATAACGAAACACTACGTGAAAGTTATAGTAGGCTACTATGAAACCTACAAAGAAGCTTACCAGGCACTGAAAAAGCTTAAAGCAGAGGGATATCAGGGAATAGTAAAAAGGAGGAAATCTTGA